The Peribacillus simplex genome contains a region encoding:
- a CDS encoding non-ribosomal peptide synthetase, translated as MNRIISETEARLLNLISIVIEPFKISLMEDMNESLSTNERKDEFLSSIKQEFGIQLTPEIISSQWNIEKLASFLDMLLSMREVEVNKPYKHGENEGMLSHNQDRMYLFDSLNERKMLYNMPFKFILNGVVDIDDLQQALDFMIERHETLRTNFKGEEHQILQFLSNKSRNIIAYEDCREVDREVSNIMVTSHLTEEMERCFDLENDHLFNMKLFRIDEEKHYLVCNFHHIIFDGVSFVTFFEELMEIYERIQTGRVGDIPPLDMQYLDYAIWHKEWVKESTPSQRRFWESYLDQEEEALELPFDFQRPKSPSYSGGRLEMVITDELHVLIDRILKENGTTLYAFMMTAYQVFLSQYTGKNQIIVGSTVANRGQEEFARTVGCFVNTLPLKLTVDATESFHEILNRNRKVILDVLEHQAFPFEKIVEIINPDRDLSHSPLFQTALAMEESFGGNFSNSFFTLEQDKFEIPFSNYDLTIKVKGSHDLILEFEYSDELFRRETIERIMLSFEKWLFQICRNANIPICHLEYLDDNQMNQLLFGWQGEVSDAHQNETITSIFKRIVKKHSNKLAVADNGKYITYSELDQKSNVIAKLLRNNIENGSNKVGLHVNRSIDMVIGMLGIIKAGCAYVPLDPMLPAERLEYIINDSKMDICITNQVEVPAIKKIAKVINLESVHYVDTESCNESIAPSDLAYIIYTSGTTGKPKGVMLSHRGVVNLIISQNKYLQLDETSRVLQFATFNFDASIYEIFGSLLNGAELHIGNNKEEMFDIFALENQIKSEKLTHLVLPPAVLQELNIEGANVKFVGSAGSECPIALLDRYRNINFYNAYGPTEYSVWTTVEMFKAFENNETANNKVSIGKPILNTDVYLLSPEQRLVPIGAAGEIYIGGEGLAVGYVNNDDLTKEKFIEHPFKAGKRLYRSGDLAKFTSDGELIFLGRKDNQVKIRGFRVEVDEISVNLNAYPQVSDSFIKVQDQPNLNKQIIAYFTSNQQVDQDHLKAFLKERLPSYMIPSFFMQVDKFPLNANGKIDSALLPVPLTRSDSLEEPETVNEKVLLQIFKTVLGLDDISIRDNFFELGGDSIQSIQICSLARQENIIISPKSIFENQTVAELAAIAKTENKIMIQPIATRGNVELTPIQEWFFAEHTTSINHWNQSIVFSKDSCAQMENIEKILSHIVEHHDGLLTLFKKHENKYIGNIDSEHKTWELVYKDIHHLDEDTRIRMRDEWESKAQRSLDISNGPIMKMLVLKEQSNKYRFFWVIHHLLIDAVSWRILLEDFNTLHDQALNNQTGKLAYRTSSFKDWSNFLKKYNESLMDHETLRYWEQKTKSEVTDFKIAEDFIAKEERMLEKSFSEEETELLIQELSRQSKATVEEVLLSLIAKSLKKTFEVKNFWMEVEGHGREMADETMDVTRTVGWFTAMYPILLHSGETFDDTLKNTKNAIREIPNKGFDYGVIKYLRPGVIKEPDIHVTFNYLGRLDSQFESSNSKDFGEFENKPKLHFLALIQDGKLFIKIISKLAEEKMNLIIEAIGNVVMEIRGTEFDQASLIESDFPDAMLTEEDLFHILNSNK; from the coding sequence ATGAACAGGATAATCAGTGAAACGGAAGCCAGGCTATTAAACTTGATTTCAATTGTTATCGAACCTTTTAAAATATCACTAATGGAGGACATGAATGAATCACTAAGCACAAATGAAAGAAAAGATGAGTTTTTGTCTTCGATAAAACAAGAGTTTGGTATTCAATTAACACCGGAAATCATTTCAAGTCAATGGAATATAGAAAAGCTGGCAAGTTTTCTGGACATGCTTCTCAGCATGAGGGAAGTTGAGGTAAATAAGCCTTATAAACATGGCGAAAATGAAGGAATGCTTTCACATAACCAAGATCGAATGTATCTGTTTGACAGCCTGAATGAAAGGAAAATGCTCTATAATATGCCATTTAAATTCATTTTAAATGGCGTAGTGGACATTGATGATCTGCAACAGGCACTAGATTTCATGATTGAACGCCATGAAACTTTGCGAACCAATTTCAAGGGTGAAGAACATCAAATCCTTCAATTCTTATCAAATAAAAGCAGAAACATAATTGCCTATGAAGACTGTCGGGAAGTAGATCGCGAAGTCAGTAATATAATGGTCACCTCCCATCTTACTGAAGAAATGGAAAGATGTTTCGACCTGGAAAATGATCATTTATTTAATATGAAACTATTTCGAATTGACGAAGAAAAGCATTATTTAGTATGCAACTTTCACCATATCATTTTTGACGGAGTATCGTTTGTCACCTTTTTTGAAGAGTTAATGGAGATTTATGAAAGAATTCAAACGGGCAGGGTTGGGGATATTCCTCCTTTGGACATGCAATATTTAGATTATGCAATCTGGCATAAGGAGTGGGTCAAGGAAAGTACGCCAAGCCAAAGGAGGTTTTGGGAAAGTTATTTAGACCAAGAGGAAGAAGCATTGGAACTTCCATTTGACTTTCAACGTCCAAAATCACCTTCATACTCAGGTGGAAGGCTGGAAATGGTCATAACAGATGAACTTCATGTATTGATAGACAGGATTTTAAAGGAGAATGGCACGACTTTATATGCTTTTATGATGACCGCCTATCAAGTGTTTTTAAGTCAGTATACCGGGAAGAATCAAATCATTGTCGGAAGTACCGTCGCAAACCGTGGCCAAGAAGAATTTGCCCGGACAGTTGGATGCTTTGTCAATACGCTGCCATTGAAGCTGACCGTGGATGCCACAGAATCATTTCATGAAATATTGAACCGAAATCGTAAAGTGATTTTGGATGTATTGGAACATCAGGCTTTTCCATTTGAGAAAATCGTTGAAATCATTAATCCAGACAGGGATCTCAGCCATTCCCCATTGTTCCAAACAGCTTTGGCAATGGAAGAAAGCTTTGGTGGGAACTTTAGCAATTCATTCTTCACTCTTGAACAAGACAAATTCGAAATTCCTTTTTCAAATTATGACCTGACCATAAAGGTAAAGGGTTCTCATGACCTAATCCTGGAATTCGAGTATTCCGATGAACTTTTCAGACGGGAAACGATTGAAAGAATCATGTTGAGCTTCGAAAAATGGTTATTCCAAATTTGCAGAAATGCAAATATACCTATCTGTCATTTGGAGTATTTAGATGACAATCAAATGAATCAATTATTATTTGGGTGGCAAGGCGAGGTTTCGGATGCACATCAAAATGAGACGATCACCTCCATATTCAAAAGAATCGTTAAGAAGCATTCAAACAAATTAGCCGTTGCTGATAATGGTAAGTACATCACCTATTCGGAATTAGATCAAAAATCAAATGTGATTGCGAAATTGCTTAGAAATAATATCGAAAATGGCTCCAATAAGGTGGGCCTGCATGTAAACAGATCGATTGATATGGTAATCGGCATGTTGGGTATCATTAAAGCCGGATGTGCATATGTTCCGCTTGATCCTATGCTGCCAGCTGAAAGGTTGGAGTATATCATCAATGATTCGAAAATGGATATATGCATTACGAATCAAGTTGAGGTTCCTGCCATAAAAAAAATAGCCAAAGTGATTAATCTTGAATCGGTACATTACGTGGATACCGAGTCCTGTAACGAATCGATTGCACCTTCCGATCTTGCTTACATAATCTATACTTCGGGAACGACAGGAAAACCTAAAGGTGTCATGTTATCCCATAGAGGAGTAGTGAATTTAATAATAAGTCAAAACAAGTACTTACAACTTGATGAGACCTCCAGGGTATTACAATTTGCCACTTTTAATTTTGACGCTTCCATCTATGAGATTTTTGGAAGCTTATTAAATGGTGCAGAGCTGCATATCGGGAATAATAAGGAGGAAATGTTTGATATATTCGCTTTGGAAAATCAAATCAAAAGTGAAAAGTTAACTCACCTAGTATTGCCGCCTGCAGTTTTACAAGAGCTCAATATTGAGGGGGCCAATGTGAAATTCGTTGGTTCAGCCGGATCTGAATGTCCAATAGCTTTGCTGGATCGCTATCGAAATATAAACTTTTATAATGCCTACGGTCCAACGGAATATTCAGTATGGACCACGGTTGAAATGTTTAAAGCGTTCGAAAACAATGAGACTGCTAATAATAAAGTATCGATAGGCAAACCTATCCTGAATACTGACGTCTATTTATTAAGTCCGGAGCAAAGGCTTGTCCCGATAGGTGCCGCAGGGGAAATATATATTGGTGGTGAAGGGTTAGCTGTTGGCTATGTGAATAATGATGATTTAACAAAAGAAAAGTTCATTGAACATCCTTTTAAAGCTGGAAAGCGTTTATATCGCAGCGGTGACCTTGCGAAATTCACGAGCGATGGTGAGTTGATTTTTCTGGGGCGTAAAGATAATCAAGTGAAAATAAGAGGTTTCCGAGTGGAAGTTGATGAGATTTCGGTCAATCTCAATGCGTATCCGCAAGTAAGTGACTCATTCATTAAGGTTCAGGATCAGCCAAACTTAAATAAACAAATAATCGCTTATTTCACATCCAATCAACAAGTTGATCAGGACCACTTAAAAGCATTTTTAAAAGAGAGATTACCAAGTTACATGATTCCTTCATTCTTTATGCAAGTGGACAAATTTCCGTTAAATGCAAATGGGAAAATTGATTCAGCGCTTCTTCCGGTCCCCCTAACTAGAAGCGATTCATTGGAAGAACCTGAGACGGTCAATGAGAAAGTGCTTCTACAGATTTTTAAGACTGTCTTAGGTTTGGATGACATAAGTATCCGGGATAACTTTTTTGAACTTGGCGGCGATTCCATCCAAAGCATTCAAATATGTTCTCTAGCAAGGCAGGAAAATATAATCATCAGTCCAAAATCCATTTTTGAAAATCAAACGGTAGCAGAGCTGGCAGCGATCGCGAAAACCGAAAATAAGATCATGATTCAACCTATAGCCACTAGGGGGAATGTGGAACTGACCCCCATCCAAGAATGGTTCTTTGCAGAACACACGACTTCCATCAATCATTGGAACCAGTCCATTGTTTTTAGTAAAGATTCCTGTGCTCAAATGGAGAATATTGAAAAAATTCTATCTCATATCGTGGAACATCATGATGGATTGTTAACCCTATTTAAAAAACATGAAAATAAATATATCGGGAATATAGATTCAGAACATAAAACATGGGAGTTAGTCTATAAGGATATACATCATTTAGATGAGGATACGAGAATAAGAATGAGAGATGAATGGGAAAGCAAGGCTCAACGTTCATTGGACATAAGTAATGGACCGATCATGAAAATGCTTGTTTTAAAAGAACAATCAAACAAGTATCGCTTCTTTTGGGTAATCCATCATTTATTGATTGATGCAGTTTCCTGGAGAATTTTACTTGAGGATTTCAATACTCTCCATGATCAAGCATTAAACAATCAAACAGGGAAGCTTGCTTATAGAACTTCATCATTCAAAGACTGGTCAAACTTCTTGAAAAAATACAATGAATCGTTGATGGACCATGAAACACTCCGTTATTGGGAACAAAAAACAAAAAGTGAGGTAACGGATTTTAAGATAGCGGAAGACTTTATAGCTAAAGAAGAAAGAATGTTGGAGAAATCATTCAGTGAAGAAGAAACTGAATTGTTGATCCAGGAATTATCAAGGCAATCAAAAGCGACTGTAGAAGAAGTATTGTTGTCATTGATTGCAAAGAGTTTGAAAAAAACTTTTGAGGTGAAGAACTTCTGGATGGAAGTAGAAGGGCATGGCAGGGAAATGGCGGATGAAACAATGGATGTTACTCGGACGGTTGGCTGGTTTACTGCGATGTATCCGATATTGCTGCATTCAGGAGAGACGTTTGATGACACTTTAAAAAATACGAAGAATGCTATAAGGGAAATTCCAAATAAAGGTTTTGATTATGGCGTTATCAAATATTTACGCCCTGGGGTCATTAAGGAGCCGGATATCCACGTTACTTTTAATTATTTAGGAAGATTGGACTCCCAATTTGAATCATCCAATAGCAAGGACTTTGGTGAGTTTGAAAATAAACCGAAACTCCATTTCCTGGCATTGATCCAGGATGGAAAACTATTTATAAAAATAATTTCAAAATTGGCTGAAGAAAAGATGAACTTAATAATAGAAGCTATTGGTAATGTCGTCATGGAAATCAGGGGAACTGAATTTGACCAAGCTTCTTTAATAGAAAGTGATTTTCCAGATGCGATGCTTACTGAGGAAGATTTGTTTCATATATTGAATTCCAATAAATAA